A window of Moritella sp. Urea-trap-13 contains these coding sequences:
- a CDS encoding DoxX family protein, producing MNKVLLTVGRILLALYFLIPGIMKFVSWDMHIGLMEKHSMPFVPVLLAAAGVFQIVAAILLIANRYTAIVALLLAGLVLVINVNLHDFWNLAGLEGAHEMQNFIKNLGILAGLLVLSGHSWSSLKMTNTDITEK from the coding sequence ATGAATAAAGTATTATTAACCGTTGGCCGTATCTTACTGGCACTGTATTTCTTAATTCCAGGCATTATGAAGTTTGTATCTTGGGATATGCACATAGGTCTAATGGAAAAACATAGCATGCCATTCGTGCCGGTATTACTTGCTGCGGCTGGTGTGTTTCAGATTGTGGCTGCGATCTTACTGATTGCTAATCGCTATACTGCGATTGTAGCGTTATTACTGGCAGGTTTGGTGCTGGTGATTAATGTTAACTTACATGACTTCTGGAATTTAGCGGGTCTTGAAGGCGCGCATGAAATGCAAAACTTCATTAAAAACTTAGGTATTCTTGCTGGATTATTGGTGTTATCAGGGCATTCTTGGTCATCGCTTAAGATGACGAACACTGATATTACTGAAAAGTAA
- a CDS encoding M20 family metallopeptidase: MNLSLNDYLEELRPLINVDCGTYTVAGIDFIANEMAMKYESMNGWSVKRVDCGKAGVGLEIRNKPDAEHIDVLMLGHMDTVFSIGTAAARPMTTDAEKAYGPGVSDMKSGLLNVVYALRNIEQSVLNELSICVCMNPDEETGSLYSVDWIQDTAKQAKNVLVAEAARADGGLVKARKGMARYKMIFKGKAAHAGNEPEKGRSAITEMANWILAINAMTNFESGTTLNVGVVAGGAGANIVPDLATAIADVRFWDNSEYDQVDTALNGMTQAPFIDGVSIELEREAYKPSMVPTEQTKALMTLVEESAQELAIKINWKEAGGGSDANNTATLGVPTLDGFGPIGAGFHSADEYLLLESIAPRIKLLMRVLTKLAENKQQKK; the protein is encoded by the coding sequence ATGAATTTGTCTTTAAATGATTATTTAGAAGAATTACGACCGCTTATTAATGTTGATTGTGGTACTTACACTGTTGCAGGTATTGACTTTATTGCCAATGAAATGGCAATGAAATATGAATCCATGAACGGCTGGTCAGTTAAACGAGTGGATTGTGGTAAAGCTGGCGTTGGCTTAGAAATTCGTAATAAACCTGACGCTGAGCATATTGATGTGCTGATGCTTGGGCACATGGATACCGTTTTTTCTATTGGCACCGCAGCTGCGCGTCCGATGACAACGGATGCTGAAAAAGCTTACGGTCCTGGTGTTTCAGATATGAAGTCAGGTTTACTTAATGTGGTCTACGCCCTGCGCAATATTGAACAATCTGTGCTGAATGAATTGTCGATCTGCGTGTGTATGAACCCTGACGAGGAAACTGGCTCGTTATATTCAGTGGATTGGATCCAAGATACTGCTAAGCAGGCGAAGAATGTACTGGTTGCTGAGGCTGCACGTGCTGACGGTGGTTTGGTTAAAGCACGTAAAGGGATGGCGCGTTATAAAATGATCTTCAAGGGTAAAGCGGCGCATGCTGGCAATGAACCCGAGAAGGGTCGTAGTGCTATCACAGAAATGGCCAACTGGATCTTAGCAATTAATGCGATGACTAATTTTGAATCTGGCACAACGTTAAATGTCGGTGTAGTTGCTGGTGGTGCAGGTGCGAATATTGTGCCTGATTTAGCAACGGCTATCGCCGATGTGCGTTTTTGGGATAACAGCGAATACGACCAAGTTGATACGGCTTTAAATGGCATGACTCAAGCGCCTTTCATTGACGGTGTCTCGATTGAGTTAGAGCGTGAAGCGTATAAACCATCAATGGTGCCAACAGAGCAAACTAAAGCATTGATGACGCTGGTTGAGGAATCAGCACAAGAATTAGCGATTAAGATTAACTGGAAAGAAGCTGGAGGAGGTTCGGATGCCAATAATACTGCAACTCTTGGTGTACCTACTCTCGATGGTTTCGGGCCAATCGGTGCTGGTTTCCATAGCGCGGATGAGTATTTGTTACTTGAGTCAATTGCACCGCGTATTAAATTATTAATGCGGGTATTAACCAAATTAGCTGAAAATAAACAACAAAAAAAATAA